From Miscanthus floridulus cultivar M001 unplaced genomic scaffold, ASM1932011v1 os_1932_2_3, whole genome shotgun sequence, one genomic window encodes:
- the LOC136534426 gene encoding uncharacterized protein — translation MENGSEMMLGFASELVMCSTCSGFVMRKERTAIPDPNEEVVEVVTEAEKMRDLMQAVLLHGPFQEKEPAEVTKKQWQVLQRRRMIMMETKRCPACSRSLLEMCPTCSRSLSEKPMPDEEDKAAGSKEKKKSSREEGSELMAVLPLQGGKERKKIATEDEAMVANARSVKKSKRSREEGKRSSSGSKKKKKKARSEDKEGSGSKKKAKRSSEMEGSGSKEVETVGSGSKEAAETEGNGLMEGSGLKEAKMKVSESAGGNGKTKMVTRRLDKMSIDIILKDHPPFKPFTYTTHNPFIQCMFASDIAQYEVDCEFHEYLHRQSIIRGYAEYQLEVTHDEKLANDHKLV, via the exons ATGGAGAATGGGAGTGAGATGATGCTGGGGTTCGCCTCAGAGTTGGTCATGTGTTCCACGTGCTCCGGTTTTGTGATGAGGAAGGAGCGTACAGCCATTCCCGATCCTaacgaggaggtggtggaggtggtgacgGAAGCCGAGAAGATGCGGGACTTGATGCAAGCAGTCCTGCTGCACGGGCCCTTCCAGGAGAAGGAGCCGGCTGAGGTGACGAAGAAGCAGTGGCAGGTTctgcagaggaggaggatgattaTGATGGAGACCAAGAGGTGCCCGGCTTGCTCCCGTTCGCTGTTAGAGATGTGCCCGACTTGCTCCCGTTCGCTGTCAGAGAAGCCCATGCCCGATGAGGAGGACAAGGCGGCCGGatcgaaggagaagaagaagagctcgAGGGAGGAGGGCAGCGAGTTGATGGCTGTCCTTCCGTTGCAGGGtgggaaggagaggaagaagattGCGACGGAGGACGAGGCGATGGTGGCGAACGCCAGATCGGTGAAGAAGTCGAAGCGATCGAGGGAGGAGGGCAAGAGATCTAGCAGCGgatcgaagaagaagaagaagaaggcgaggAGCGAGGATAAGGAGGGCAGCGGATCAAAGAAGAAGGCTAAGAGATCGAGCgag ATGGAGGGTAGCGGATCGAAGGAGGTGGAGACCGTGGGCAGCGGATCGAAGGAGGCGGCGGAGACGGAGGGCAATGGATTGATGGAGGGCAGCGGATTGAAGGAGGCGAAGATGAAGGTCAGTGAATCGGCCGGCGGAAATGGGAAGACTAAGATGGTGACTAGGAGGTTGGACAAGATGTCCATTGATATTATTTTGAAGGATCACCCCCCTTTCAAGCCTTTCACCTACACTACCCACAATCCCTTCATCCAATGCATGTTTGCTAGTGATATCGCCCAATATGAGGTTGATTGTGAGTTCCATGAGTACTTGCACCGCCAGTCCATCATCAGGGGGTATGCTGAGTACCAGCTGGAGGTCACCCATGACGAAAAACTAGCTAATGACCACAAGTTGGTGTAG